The Bacteroidota bacterium genome contains a region encoding:
- a CDS encoding glycosyltransferase produces the protein MERRTVLVCPLNWGLGHASRCIPLIEQLLTANTNVIIAGNGDSLELLNKEFPGIEKINLPGFSVSYPKGKNLVRKMMWQMPRIIYGICREHRQLRKIIKKFHVDLVISDNRFGLWNKKTKCIFITHQIFIKYPSSASFEKKILRLNNWFISHFSECWIPDHEKENVLSGTLSHDYQLPKNACYIGPLSRFSGKLLTKNSQKKHDVAVILSGPEPQRSIFEELLLRQLKEFTGSALIIRGVSTKETKIDLPPRVEIIDMADSERLLEIFATSSLIICRSGYSSIMDLACLGVKAVLVPTPGQTEQEYLAEYLFEKGYYFTMPQDEFDLGKAIVRSQKFKGLHFDFDNSVLTERLKLPDF, from the coding sequence GTGGAACGCAGGACGGTATTGGTTTGTCCACTCAACTGGGGACTGGGTCATGCCAGCCGTTGCATCCCGCTGATTGAGCAATTGCTTACCGCCAATACGAATGTAATCATTGCCGGAAACGGCGATTCGCTTGAATTATTAAACAAAGAATTTCCCGGAATTGAAAAAATCAATCTTCCGGGATTTTCTGTTTCATACCCCAAAGGAAAAAATTTGGTGCGTAAAATGATGTGGCAAATGCCTCGCATTATTTATGGAATATGCCGCGAACACAGGCAGCTCAGAAAGATTATCAAAAAATTTCACGTTGACCTGGTGATTTCAGATAACCGTTTCGGCCTGTGGAACAAAAAGACAAAATGCATCTTCATCACACACCAGATTTTTATTAAATACCCTTCGTCCGCATCTTTTGAGAAAAAAATATTGCGTCTCAACAATTGGTTTATCTCCCATTTTTCCGAATGCTGGATTCCCGATCATGAAAAAGAAAATGTACTCTCCGGAACGTTGTCGCACGATTACCAACTTCCTAAAAATGCCTGTTATATTGGTCCGTTATCAAGATTTTCAGGAAAATTACTTACTAAAAATTCACAAAAAAAACATGATGTTGCAGTGATTCTGTCCGGACCGGAGCCGCAGCGCAGCATTTTCGAAGAACTACTGCTTCGTCAGTTGAAGGAGTTTACCGGCTCGGCGTTGATTATAAGAGGCGTCTCAACAAAAGAAACAAAAATTGATTTACCTCCACGCGTAGAAATCATTGACATGGCCGATTCCGAACGGCTGCTCGAAATATTCGCCACCTCATCACTCATCATATGCCGCTCGGGTTATTCAAGTATTATGGATCTCGCGTGTCTTGGCGTAAAAGCTGTTCTTGTGCCCACACCCGGGCAAACCGAGCAGGAATATCTCGCAGAATATCTTTTTGAAAAAGGATATTATTTCACGATGCCACAAGATGAATTTGATCTTGGTAAAGCTATCGTCCGGTCACAAAAATTCAAAGGGCTGCATTTTGATTTTGATAATTCCGTTCTTACGGAACGCTTGAAATTACCGGACTTTTAG
- a CDS encoding sigma-70 family RNA polymerase sigma factor: MRNDVVAQEQLYRRFAPLMYGICLRYVRNRAEADDIMQEAFIKVFDNLENFRDDGSFEGWIKRIIVNTALNHYKSSLKFDYKDERFMPDESVENEAVGQISTRELMAVINNLQDNYRLVFNLSVIEGFGHAEIAQLLGMSEASSRITLLRARKIIKEKMKTHYNIHSYEQAI, from the coding sequence TTGAGAAATGATGTTGTTGCGCAGGAGCAGTTATACCGTCGTTTTGCACCATTGATGTACGGTATATGTTTGCGATATGTGCGCAATAGAGCAGAAGCTGACGATATCATGCAGGAGGCGTTTATCAAGGTTTTTGATAATCTTGAAAATTTCAGGGACGATGGCTCTTTTGAAGGCTGGATTAAACGGATTATTGTAAACACCGCATTGAATCATTACAAAAGCAGTTTGAAATTTGATTATAAAGATGAGCGATTTATGCCGGATGAATCTGTGGAAAACGAAGCCGTTGGGCAAATAAGCACGCGCGAGCTGATGGCGGTAATCAACAATCTTCAGGATAACTATCGTTTGGTTTTTAATCTCAGCGTGATAGAAGGGTTTGGCCATGCCGAGATTGCACAGTTGCTCGGAATGAGCGAAGCTTCATCGCGGATAACATTGCTTCGCGCACGAAAAATCATTAAGGAAAAAATGAAAACACATTATAATATTCACAGCTATGAACAAGCAATTTGA
- a CDS encoding PrsW family glutamic-type intramembrane protease, translated as MEIISMLLLIIPLAIAPGIAISLFIYYKDKYEKEPFRLLLFCFLFGLLSIVPALIVELSAGAIGIDDMHGPFITFVYAFFIVSLSEELSKFFFLRVFAFRKKEFNEPFDGIVYSVMISMGFATLENVIYSFSGGFSSTMLRMFTAVPLHASCAILMGYFVGLAKFRSAPALYMFLGVIFAVMLHGIYDFFLFMNDIPALAVVAFASLGGGVALSFISMNKSVKMSPFKNKQTETVPAEKDVPTSSSD; from the coding sequence ATGGAAATAATTTCAATGCTGCTGCTCATTATACCGTTGGCAATTGCACCGGGCATCGCTATTTCTCTTTTCATTTATTACAAAGATAAATATGAAAAAGAACCGTTCAGGCTGCTGCTGTTCTGTTTTCTTTTCGGCTTATTAAGCATTGTACCTGCACTGATAGTTGAACTTTCTGCCGGCGCCATTGGTATCGACGACATGCACGGTCCATTCATCACTTTTGTTTACGCGTTCTTTATCGTTTCCCTTTCCGAAGAATTATCAAAATTCTTTTTTCTGCGAGTATTTGCCTTCCGGAAAAAAGAGTTCAACGAACCTTTTGATGGCATTGTGTATTCGGTAATGATATCAATGGGTTTTGCCACACTTGAAAATGTTATCTACTCTTTCAGCGGCGGTTTTTCTTCTACCATGCTGCGCATGTTTACGGCGGTACCGCTGCATGCCAGCTGTGCCATACTTATGGGCTATTTTGTCGGACTTGCCAAATTCCGCTCTGCGCCTGCACTGTATATGTTCTTAGGTGTAATCTTCGCAGTAATGCTGCATGGCATTTACGATTTCTTTTTATTTATGAATGATATCCCTGCGCTCGCCGTTGTTGCTTTTGCTTCATTGGGTGGAGGTGTCGCCTTATCATTTATTTCCATGAATAAATCAGTGAAAATGTCGCCATTCAAAAACAAGCAAACAGAAACTGTACCAGCAGAAAAAGACGTACCGACTTCATCATCGGATTAG
- the rsmI gene encoding 16S rRNA (cytidine(1402)-2'-O)-methyltransferase, with product MSRLYVVPTPIGNLEDITYRAVRILKEVDFILAEDTRTSGFLLKHYDIKNKMVSHHLFNEHRTLQDVVVRIANGEKAALISDAGTPCISDPGFLLVRACVQANIPVECLPGPTAFVPALVNSGLPNERFIFEGFLPQKKGRQTKLESLKQHNCTFILYESPHRLLKALGELSTALGPDRLVSVSRELSKIHEENTRGTLQELIKHYENRSIKGEVVIVVSGNK from the coding sequence ATGTCGAGACTCTATGTAGTACCTACGCCTATAGGTAATTTGGAAGATATAACGTATAGGGCTGTTAGGATTTTAAAGGAGGTTGATTTTATACTTGCGGAAGATACCCGTACTTCGGGCTTCCTGCTCAAGCATTACGATATTAAAAACAAGATGGTTTCCCATCATTTATTCAATGAGCACCGTACGCTGCAGGATGTTGTTGTTCGCATTGCAAATGGCGAAAAGGCTGCTTTAATCAGCGATGCAGGAACGCCCTGTATCAGCGACCCCGGATTTTTGCTGGTGCGCGCCTGTGTGCAGGCAAACATTCCGGTTGAATGCCTTCCGGGACCAACGGCATTTGTGCCTGCACTGGTCAACTCAGGACTTCCGAATGAGCGTTTTATTTTCGAAGGCTTTCTTCCGCAGAAAAAAGGCAGGCAAACAAAACTGGAATCTCTGAAACAACATAATTGCACATTTATACTTTACGAATCGCCTCACCGTTTATTAAAGGCGCTCGGCGAATTATCAACAGCATTGGGCCCCGACAGGCTTGTTTCAGTATCGCGCGAGCTGAGTAAAATTCATGAAGAAAACACCCGTGGCACGCTGCAGGAACTTATCAAGCATTACGAAAACCGCAGCATCAAAGGCGAAGTAGTCATCGTTGTGTCTGGAAACAAATAG
- a CDS encoding TonB-dependent receptor produces MMRKLYAILFFLPFLFSTAVAQQATIEGKIINNSSKETLPGVNVILNTTTGVVTDINGNYSIKVNAGKIKLTYKYIGFASKEVTYTVTAGQKLTADVAMTEESMIIEGVVVSAGKFEQKISDVTISMSVLRPEQMENQNTNCVTEALNKIPGVDIMESQPSIRGGSGYSYGAGSRVLVMVDDMPLLSPDAGDAKWNYIPIENVSQIEVLKGASSALFGSSALNGVINVRTAFPTDKPKTKILYNAGIYMNPARKETKWWGQDRPWYEFWKDEQPWFSGLNLFHSRKIGDLDLVVGANGYKDQSFRKTSEELHGRLNVNLRYRPKKVEGLSLGVNTNFMYVGKTDFFLWQNDSTGALMQNPGSINVNQGYRVNVDPYFLYFNKRGSKYSLKTRYFRSTNLFKDNPDKNNIADLYYGDYQYQRFIKNKLNWTAGISGSYTKSTAELFGDHYGVNASFYSQFDAKLWKKLSVSLGIRVEYYRIDTAESVSTYALYVSKDTIKLPIWPVFRAGVNYQLAKYTFIRASFGQGYRFPSIAERFIKTNIGGLNLFPNTALKPETGWSAEIGAKQGFKMGSWNGFLDIAGFWTEYSNMMEFTFGIFKPDTALYPTLNDIGFKSINVGHARITGLDMSFAGQGSIGGFPAYYLIGYTYTNPIDLGDTTGKIENKILKYRYYHSIKGDYEMSFSRFTVGVSFNYTSKMINIDTIFGAELVTGLKSSVILPGINEYRAKHDKGYFVFDLRGSFDITEKMKIGLILKNVLNNEYMTRPGYIEAPRNLAVQYSLTF; encoded by the coding sequence ATGATGCGGAAACTTTATGCTATTCTGTTTTTTCTTCCCTTTCTTTTTTCTACGGCAGTTGCTCAACAAGCAACCATAGAGGGAAAGATTATCAACAACAGTTCAAAAGAAACGCTTCCCGGCGTGAATGTAATCCTTAATACTACCACGGGCGTTGTTACGGATATCAACGGGAACTACTCGATAAAAGTAAATGCCGGCAAAATCAAACTCACGTATAAATACATTGGTTTTGCTTCAAAAGAAGTTACTTATACCGTTACCGCGGGACAAAAACTCACGGCCGACGTTGCTATGACAGAAGAGTCGATGATTATTGAAGGCGTGGTTGTGAGTGCCGGAAAATTCGAACAGAAAATTTCTGACGTTACGATTTCAATGTCGGTGCTTCGGCCCGAGCAAATGGAAAATCAGAACACCAATTGTGTTACCGAAGCACTGAATAAAATACCGGGTGTTGACATTATGGAGTCGCAGCCCAGTATTCGCGGAGGTAGCGGCTACAGCTACGGTGCCGGAAGCCGCGTGCTGGTAATGGTTGATGATATGCCATTGCTGTCGCCCGATGCCGGCGATGCCAAATGGAACTACATTCCTATCGAAAATGTTTCACAAATAGAAGTACTGAAAGGTGCGTCATCGGCACTGTTTGGTTCTTCTGCGCTCAATGGAGTGATAAATGTTCGTACAGCTTTTCCGACGGATAAACCAAAAACGAAGATTTTATACAACGCGGGCATTTACATGAACCCGGCGCGCAAAGAAACAAAATGGTGGGGACAAGACAGACCCTGGTATGAGTTCTGGAAAGATGAACAACCGTGGTTTTCAGGTTTAAACCTGTTTCACTCACGCAAAATCGGCGACCTTGACTTAGTTGTGGGCGCAAACGGGTATAAAGATCAAAGCTTCCGGAAAACTTCGGAAGAGCTGCATGGCAGATTAAACGTGAACCTTCGCTATCGTCCCAAAAAAGTCGAAGGCCTTTCACTTGGTGTCAATACAAACTTTATGTACGTTGGCAAAACAGACTTCTTTCTGTGGCAGAATGACTCAACGGGAGCACTTATGCAAAACCCGGGATCAATCAATGTTAATCAAGGTTATCGTGTGAATGTGGATCCCTATTTTCTCTATTTCAATAAAAGAGGAAGCAAGTACAGCCTTAAAACCAGGTATTTCAGATCGACGAACCTGTTTAAAGATAACCCGGATAAAAACAATATTGCAGACCTTTATTACGGCGATTACCAGTATCAGCGCTTCATAAAAAACAAACTGAACTGGACTGCCGGCATTTCCGGTTCATACACAAAAAGTACTGCCGAACTTTTTGGTGATCATTATGGCGTAAATGCATCATTTTACAGCCAGTTTGATGCAAAACTCTGGAAAAAACTATCTGTGTCTCTTGGTATACGTGTTGAATACTATCGTATTGATACGGCTGAATCGGTTTCAACCTATGCGCTGTATGTTTCAAAAGACACCATCAAGCTGCCTATCTGGCCGGTGTTCAGAGCCGGAGTAAATTATCAGCTTGCGAAATATACATTTATCAGAGCATCATTCGGTCAGGGTTACCGTTTCCCGTCTATCGCCGAGCGTTTCATAAAAACGAATATCGGAGGACTGAATCTCTTCCCGAATACAGCATTAAAACCCGAAACCGGATGGAGCGCTGAAATTGGCGCCAAACAAGGGTTTAAGATGGGCTCATGGAATGGTTTTCTTGATATCGCAGGATTCTGGACAGAATATTCCAATATGATGGAATTTACCTTCGGTATCTTTAAACCGGATACGGCATTATACCCCACGCTCAACGATATCGGCTTCAAGTCAATCAACGTTGGTCACGCACGCATTACCGGTCTTGATATGTCGTTTGCCGGACAAGGCAGCATTGGCGGATTCCCGGCTTACTACCTGATTGGTTATACGTATACCAATCCTATTGATCTTGGTGACACTACCGGTAAAATTGAAAACAAAATTCTTAAATACCGTTATTATCACTCCATTAAAGGCGATTATGAGATGTCATTCAGTCGTTTCACGGTTGGTGTAAGTTTTAACTATACCAGCAAAATGATAAACATTGATACCATTTTTGGGGCAGAACTTGTAACTGGTCTGAAAAGCTCCGTTATTCTACCCGGTATAAACGAGTATCGTGCAAAACATGATAAAGGATATTTCGTGTTCGACCTTCGCGGCTCTTTTGATATAACCGAAAAAATGAAAATCGGGCTCATCCTTAAAAATGTTTTGAATAATGAGTATATGACACGTCCGGGGTATATTGAAGCACCGCGGAATCTGGCAGTTCAATATTCGCTCACATTCTGA
- a CDS encoding T9SS type A sorting domain-containing protein, whose amino-acid sequence MNTNKTMKDFRALILFAVMIFFSQFSFSTNYYWIGGSGNWNDLSHWSATSGGVPNMAVVPSATDNVFFDVNSFSGAGQTVTINVASICNDMDWTGAMNVPVLSGSSANTLSIYGSLKFISAMTQNFSGKIYFEATTTGKSITMAGKQFSNTVHFSGNGGLWTLMDNFITTGEIDHSYGTLNTNNNSVRCTFLNENFTNARALYLGSSIVTLTGAGSTINPSGLIFNSGASTFIFSGSSAPTLDMLTGNALTFYNLQWTNASITGTLNNGSGNTCNFYNVSFTGSANINGNNSYSGTLSFAPAKTYTLQSAKTQTLNATATLSATGAPANLITINASIPGSQASIYKASGCVSLDYINLQDSKATGGAGFNAGANSIDNGNNTGWSFSTGAVPSISIVANPPGALCSGMPIAFSATSVNGGTSPSWQWKVNGINVGANTSTYTSSTLSSGDSVWCEMTSSLICANPNFVISNIITLTSPDRHLNYNDTTICQGTSLQLAPCCIPNIQTIVWSTGSVNSTISVNQSGNYWAMVTDVHGCARMTDTIVIVVNTPPAAVTAVANPNPVCLGSTLTLTGAGTGVTSWNWSGPNSYTSTAQNPAAFTITTAAQAGIYKLSATNSCGTATATVNVVVNNNVVPSVSIIASPAGIVNYGTNVVYTAYPGNGGTAPVFQWSLNGVAVGTNSITYSNDSLANGDLICCIMTSNAPCANPLTACTSDTIHVTYPGFILAGQVFAGLLPLDNGNSTLSVINGQNITQAGWMNFDTLGYYFFMQQPAADYYVKCEPSSVSSEFGNYAPTYYGDVLNWSNATIINLNMDLYGEDIHLLAIPGPSPGQGQIGGIIQQGAKTGPLAGVEIMLQDNAGNVLTYMNTDQYGGFSFSGIAYGTYIIYPEIAGKTTTPITITISAANPTVTNLVFTVTGNNVVAGVEVAEPSLSFISEIFPNPVNENAAIRLGVKKPTGMQMQVFDITGRQLSEKDIELTIGENEITIDNQKLASGVYRLVLLMDDGSTVSRAFVK is encoded by the coding sequence ATGAACACAAACAAAACAATGAAAGATTTTCGCGCACTTATTTTATTTGCTGTGATGATTTTCTTTAGTCAGTTTTCATTTTCGACAAATTATTATTGGATAGGAGGAAGCGGCAACTGGAACGATCTTAGCCACTGGTCGGCAACATCCGGGGGCGTACCAAATATGGCAGTGGTTCCTTCCGCTACAGATAATGTATTTTTTGATGTAAACAGTTTTTCCGGTGCAGGGCAAACCGTTACCATAAATGTGGCATCAATTTGCAATGACATGGATTGGACAGGCGCGATGAATGTACCTGTATTGTCAGGTTCTTCAGCAAATACATTATCGATTTACGGAAGCCTGAAATTTATTTCCGCAATGACACAAAACTTTTCAGGCAAAATTTATTTTGAAGCCACAACAACCGGTAAATCGATAACAATGGCCGGAAAGCAATTCAGCAATACTGTACACTTCAGTGGCAACGGAGGTCTGTGGACACTGATGGATAATTTTATTACAACAGGTGAAATAGACCATTCTTACGGAACACTTAACACGAATAATAACAGTGTTCGCTGTACTTTTCTCAATGAGAATTTTACAAATGCAAGAGCACTTTATCTTGGTAGCTCGATAGTAACCCTTACCGGTGCGGGAAGTACGATTAATCCTTCGGGACTTATTTTTAATTCCGGAGCCTCGACATTTATTTTTTCGGGAAGTTCTGCACCGACTCTTGATATGCTTACAGGGAATGCCCTCACCTTCTACAACCTCCAATGGACAAATGCTTCGATAACCGGAACGCTTAATAACGGAAGCGGGAATACGTGCAATTTCTATAATGTTTCTTTCACTGGAAGTGCAAATATAAATGGAAACAATTCATACAGCGGGACTTTGTCATTTGCTCCGGCTAAAACATACACATTGCAATCTGCAAAAACACAAACACTGAATGCGACGGCCACCTTGTCGGCAACAGGCGCACCGGCAAATCTAATTACAATCAATGCATCAATACCGGGAAGTCAGGCTAGTATTTACAAAGCCTCGGGTTGTGTGTCTTTGGATTATATAAACCTGCAGGATAGTAAAGCAACGGGCGGTGCCGGTTTTAATGCCGGAGCCAACAGTATAGATAATGGTAATAATACCGGCTGGAGTTTTAGCACTGGAGCGGTGCCATCAATAAGCATTGTGGCCAATCCTCCCGGCGCACTTTGCAGTGGTATGCCGATTGCTTTTTCTGCAACATCTGTCAATGGCGGAACATCACCATCGTGGCAATGGAAAGTAAACGGGATAAATGTTGGCGCAAATACATCAACATATACGTCAAGTACGTTATCGTCAGGTGACAGTGTGTGGTGCGAGATGACGTCGTCATTAATTTGTGCGAACCCTAATTTTGTAATTTCAAATATCATTACGCTGACGTCTCCGGACAGACATCTTAATTATAATGATACGACAATTTGCCAGGGAACGTCTTTGCAATTAGCCCCTTGCTGTATTCCGAATATACAAACTATAGTATGGTCAACGGGATCGGTAAATTCCACCATCAGTGTAAACCAAAGCGGAAACTACTGGGCAATGGTTACAGATGTCCATGGTTGTGCTAGAATGACAGATACAATTGTAATAGTTGTAAATACGCCCCCTGCCGCAGTAACCGCTGTTGCAAACCCAAACCCGGTTTGTTTGGGCAGCACGCTTACATTGACTGGCGCCGGAACCGGCGTAACAAGCTGGAATTGGAGTGGACCAAATTCATACACCTCAACGGCACAAAACCCGGCAGCATTCACAATCACAACCGCCGCGCAAGCAGGAATCTATAAGTTGAGCGCAACCAACAGTTGCGGAACAGCAACAGCCACAGTAAATGTTGTCGTGAATAATAATGTTGTGCCGAGTGTAAGTATCATCGCATCACCTGCAGGTATTGTAAACTATGGCACGAACGTAGTTTATACTGCATATCCCGGCAATGGCGGAACAGCACCTGTGTTTCAATGGTCGCTCAATGGCGTTGCAGTGGGTACAAATTCTATTACGTATTCAAATGACAGCCTTGCGAATGGAGATTTAATATGTTGCATAATGACCTCTAATGCGCCTTGCGCAAATCCTTTAACAGCATGTACTTCCGATACAATTCATGTAACCTATCCGGGCTTTATTTTGGCCGGGCAGGTTTTTGCAGGCTTATTGCCGCTTGATAACGGAAACTCCACCCTTTCGGTTATAAACGGACAAAATATAACACAGGCAGGATGGATGAATTTTGATACCCTCGGTTATTATTTTTTCATGCAGCAGCCGGCGGCTGATTATTATGTAAAATGCGAGCCATCGTCTGTATCATCTGAATTTGGAAATTACGCACCCACCTATTATGGCGATGTGTTGAACTGGTCAAATGCCACCATTATAAATCTGAATATGGATCTTTATGGTGAGGACATTCATTTACTTGCCATTCCCGGTCCCAGCCCCGGACAAGGCCAGATAGGCGGGATTATTCAGCAGGGCGCCAAAACGGGTCCGCTTGCAGGTGTTGAAATAATGCTGCAAGATAACGCCGGCAACGTGCTTACATACATGAATACCGATCAGTATGGAGGATTTTCCTTTTCAGGAATTGCTTACGGCACCTATATTATTTATCCTGAAATAGCAGGAAAAACAACTACACCCATCACAATAACCATCAGTGCCGCTAATCCAACAGTTACTAATTTGGTGTTTACCGTAACCGGGAATAATGTGGTTGCGGGGGTTGAAGTTGCGGAACCATCACTTTCATTTATAAGTGAAATTTTTCCGAACCCTGTGAATGAAAATGCCGCAATTCGTTTGGGCGTTAAAAAGCCTACAGGCATGCAAATGCAGGTATTTGATATTACCGGAAGGCAACTTTCTGAAAAGGATATTGAACTCACAATTGGCGAAAATGAAATTACGATTGACAATCAAAAACTAGCTTCAGGAGTTTACCGCCTCGTTTTACTTATGGATGACGGAAGCACTGTCAGCCGGGCGTTTGTGAAATGA
- the dprA gene encoding DNA-processing protein DprA, which produces MLKFQLALTFLPGIGDITAKKLVAYCGSAEAVFSEKQSLLTRIPGIGETIAEFILLSKEQALCRAEQEMAFLEKSDITPLFFLDTDYPFRLKNCIDGPVMLYMKGRTNLNAARVVSIVGTRSATDYGRELCDRFVAGLAGPDMLIVSGLAYGIDGQAHKAALNNNIPTVGVVAHGHDLLYPPLHKSLAEKMLENGALITDFPSGTRTEKENFPKRNRIIAGMADAVLIIEAAKKGGALITGEIANSYSRDVFAVPGRVGDVYSEGCNYFIKINKAALAVSADDIKYIMGWDDTAKNGKPVQQLLFPELKPEEEKIVELLRQSEELSIDELCTDTGIMPGRMASLLLNLEFSGLIKCLPGKVYRLIR; this is translated from the coding sequence ATGCTTAAGTTTCAATTGGCCCTTACCTTTCTTCCGGGTATAGGGGATATTACTGCTAAAAAACTCGTTGCTTATTGTGGGAGCGCCGAGGCCGTTTTCAGTGAGAAGCAAAGCCTGCTTACACGCATTCCCGGCATAGGTGAGACCATTGCCGAGTTTATTCTTCTCAGTAAAGAACAAGCACTCTGCCGAGCGGAACAGGAGATGGCTTTTCTTGAAAAATCAGACATTACGCCCTTATTTTTTCTCGATACGGATTACCCGTTTCGCCTGAAAAACTGTATTGACGGTCCCGTAATGCTCTATATGAAAGGACGAACCAACCTGAACGCGGCACGTGTTGTCAGTATTGTAGGCACGCGCAGCGCAACGGACTATGGGCGCGAGTTATGCGATCGTTTTGTTGCTGGACTTGCCGGTCCTGATATGCTTATTGTAAGTGGCCTTGCATACGGGATTGACGGTCAGGCGCACAAAGCAGCGCTTAATAATAATATTCCTACGGTGGGTGTTGTGGCTCACGGGCATGATTTACTTTATCCGCCCTTGCATAAATCGCTGGCTGAAAAAATGCTTGAGAATGGTGCCTTGATTACTGATTTTCCATCAGGAACAAGAACCGAAAAGGAAAATTTTCCGAAGCGGAATCGTATCATTGCCGGTATGGCTGATGCAGTACTTATAATTGAAGCTGCAAAAAAAGGGGGTGCGCTGATAACCGGTGAAATAGCCAATTCATACAGCCGTGATGTCTTTGCCGTACCGGGCAGAGTAGGAGATGTGTATTCTGAAGGATGCAATTATTTTATTAAAATAAACAAAGCCGCGCTCGCAGTTTCTGCCGATGATATCAAATATATCATGGGTTGGGACGATACGGCAAAAAACGGTAAGCCTGTTCAACAATTGTTGTTTCCGGAATTAAAACCCGAAGAAGAAAAAATTGTAGAGTTGCTTAGGCAATCAGAAGAACTAAGTATTGACGAATTATGCACCGACACGGGAATTATGCCGGGGCGCATGGCTTCGTTATTACTAAATCTGGAATTCAGCGGATTGATAAAATGTCTTCCCGGCAAGGTATACAGGCTAATCCGATGA